TTGCAGAGCGCATTCGAGGCGGCGCGGTGGGCACCCTCTGCTTCCAATGCTCAGCCGTGGCGTTTCCTGATTGCGCGTCATGGCGATCAGCACTGGGATCGCTTCGTTGATCTGCTTGCGCCGCGTAATGCGCTCTGGGCGAGCCGGGCATCCACACTGATCGTGATCCTCTCTGAGCTTCAGGTCGAGCGGCGAGGGGAGGTGGTGACAAATGTTTCGCATAGCTTTGATGCGGGAGCGGCCTGGACCAATTTCGCGCATCAGGCGCTTTTGTTGGGCTGGCATACCCACGGTATTGGCGGGTTCGACCGGGTCGCAGCCCGTGATCGGCTTCAGGTGCCCGACTCCTTTGCGATCGAGGCGATGGTTGCGCTGGGGCGTCAGGCAGGTCGCGATACCCTTCACGCAGAATTTCACGCGGGTGAGATTCCGAGCAGTCGACGCCCGCTCGAAGAAACGGTGTTTGCCGGAGGACTGGGCCTGCCCGCCTTTAATCAGGAAAAGAACGCGGCTTGACCATCCAGACCTATTGGCAAATTGATGTTGCCGCAGATGCCACGCGATCGGAGGCTCGAGCACGACCAAACGCACCGACGTTGTTTCGGGACGTTCGAACCGACGCGTCGAACCGTCATGATTATTATGCGCAGATCGCCCAAGCCGCCTCGCAGACTGCGTTCGACGGTTTGTTCGTTCAATATCGTCCGGAATCCGACGATAGCTTGATCGTCGCGGCGACAATCGCGCGTGAAGCGCCTCGCCTCGCGCTCATCCCAGAGTTTCCGGCATGGGTCGGTTCTGCCGTTTACGCGGCTAAGCAAGCCGTAAGCTTTCAGCGAGGGACCCACGAACGACTGGGGTGGGCGATCGCGCCATCCGCCGACGCGGCCACCCGCGCCCGCGACGGCGATCATGTGCCGACAGAGGAACTTATCGAGCGAACCGAGGAGTTCCTGAAAGTTGCGCGTGGCGTTCACGCCGAGCGGCCTTTTTCTCACACGGGCCAGCATTTCGAAGTGCAGGACGGCGGTTTCGAAGCTCCCCTGAACGGGGTCGCTTTTCCGCGCGTTTTTCTTCAAGGCGACACCGATGACGAACTGAAGTTGTCGGCGCGCGTAGCCGACGTTCATCTCTTCGCGGCTGCGCCTCTATCGACCCTGCGCCGCCTTACGGAAGAGTTGAGCTTGCTCAGTCGGGCGGAGGATCGATCAGTCGCATTTGGCGTGATTCAGCCCGTTCTTGCTCGCGAATTCGCCGATGAAGCGCAACATGATGCTCAGCGCGCCGGTCTCCCTGCCTCCGCGATCGTCGGCGACTACGCAGATGTTGCGGCGCAGTTGTCCGAACTTGCCGCATTGGGATTCGCTTATTTCGTGTTGACCGCGCCGTCTTCGCTCGAAGAGGCTTATGTGATTGGCCAGCATGTACTTCCGCGTTTTCGCGCGCTGACGGAAACCGTCCGCGCCGCTTCCTGAACCGAGGTACCTTTATGACTATCGACTTTTACTGGCGACTTCCCACGCACGGCTGCCACGGGAGCCTTCGCCAAAGTGCCTATGATCGGGGCGATTGGTCCCCGCTGGCTGCGCATAACATAGCGCCCGGTCTTGACCGGAACGATGCCGACGACGGCTACCGCTATATCGATCATCTGGCCGAGATCGCAAAGGCTGCCGAAAGCGTGGGCTTTATTGGCGG
This genomic stretch from Sphingomonas paeninsulae harbors:
- a CDS encoding LLM class flavin-dependent oxidoreductase, with the translated sequence MTIQTYWQIDVAADATRSEARARPNAPTLFRDVRTDASNRHDYYAQIAQAASQTAFDGLFVQYRPESDDSLIVAATIAREAPRLALIPEFPAWVGSAVYAAKQAVSFQRGTHERLGWAIAPSADAATRARDGDHVPTEELIERTEEFLKVARGVHAERPFSHTGQHFEVQDGGFEAPLNGVAFPRVFLQGDTDDELKLSARVADVHLFAAAPLSTLRRLTEELSLLSRAEDRSVAFGVIQPVLAREFADEAQHDAQRAGLPASAIVGDYADVAAQLSELAALGFAYFVLTAPSSLEEAYVIGQHVLPRFRALTETVRAAS
- a CDS encoding nitroreductase family protein, with product MSRQPDYPVEPLFVDRWSPRSFTGEPVPDAVLQSAFEAARWAPSASNAQPWRFLIARHGDQHWDRFVDLLAPRNALWASRASTLIVILSELQVERRGEVVTNVSHSFDAGAAWTNFAHQALLLGWHTHGIGGFDRVAARDRLQVPDSFAIEAMVALGRQAGRDTLHAEFHAGEIPSSRRPLEETVFAGGLGLPAFNQEKNAA